TGCAGTCAGGAGACCTTGTCCCTCTGTCTCCTGCACATGAGGGACCGTGTCAAGTCTGTCCCCTGGCTTGTGCCTCTGTCCCCTGCACACGGGAGACcttgtccctctgtcccctgtaCGCGGGTGGCCGTGTCCTTCTGTTCCCTGCACGCGGGTTTCATTCTGTCCCTTATACACAGGAGACCGGCGGGGTCACAGTGAGGACGCGGGGCTGAGGGACCGCGGTGAGGTCAGGTCCTCACAACGGGGACACAGGACGTCACACTGGGGGGACAGGCCAGGCCACTCATTTCCGGACCCCAGAAATGGGGACAAGCGCTCAGGGACCAGGAATTCCACGTCACCCCACTTGCACGTGACGTCACGGAGCCCTCAGGCGGTACTTCCGCCTCTCAGGCAAGGAGAGTCCCCGAGCTTTCCGGTGTGCGCATCCTCTGTGCCCGTAGACGCCGAGTAACGGCATGGCGACTGCGCATGCCCGGCGCCAAACCAGGCCCCGCCTCCCAACTCACGTGCGCATGCTCCGTGCGAGAACCCGCTCAGGGTTGGGTGAGGCGCATGTGCAGACGGCGCACGGTGCTGGGACAGGTGAGGAATCGCTTAGTGTAGTCCAGGCAGGGTGGACTGGAATCCGAGCCCAGTACAGCCAGGCCGCCCCCCCTCCTCTTAGTGGGtggtggagaggaggaggaggagtggtgtTTTAGTGCTGCAAGTCAATGGATCCTGGGCTCTGCTCCCCAGATCTGCTCGGGGCCCTAGTATGCCAgatcctgtccccacctgccctGGCCTGTCCCCAGCCTATAATTGTCTCCAGTCTGGTCTGTCCCCAATCTGGCCTGTCCCCAGCCTGCACCTATCCTCACCTGCCCTGGCCTATCCCCAGCCTGCTCCTGTCCCCAACCTGCACCTGACCCCAGCCtggtctgtccccacctgcacctgTCCCCAGCCTAGTCTGCTCTCTACACTGGGTGGAGGGCAGACTTAGTGAGCAGAGCACAGGGCCCAGACCTGCATCCTTCTCTCTGAGCTCTCACGGTGTTTAGAAAAGCCTCACAGTGTTAGAAAAGCCTTTTCAGCCCAGCCTTGGCAGTGGCAAATCATCAGATAgttgcaataaaatgtggtattgACTTCCTCTTAAAACCAATCCAGaattctgtatgtgtgtgtacacctgtgtttcAGGGGAAATGCGTTCAGGGTGTCGCATGCACGGCTCCACTGAGTGACCTCATGGGCCCAGTGTTTTCAGTtttaatggagagagagggaggagagaccccgtagcactgctccaccattcacagaGCTTCCCCAGTGCTTCGGTATGGTGCTGAGGCTTGGACCCAGGGCCTGGGCTTGGTAAAATGCCTGCCCTGCCGGGCAACCTATCTCCCAGGCCCATGAAGAAgttgaagtaaaaaagaaaaaaaaaagactggggagtccggcggtagcacagcaggttaagtgcacgtggtgcaaagtgcagtgaccagcataaggttcctggttcgagcccctggctccccacctgcaggggagtcactttacaggcggtgaaggaggtctacaggtgtctttccccctctctgtcttcccctcctctctccatttctctctgtcctatccaatagcaacatcaataacaacaataaaacaacaagggcaattaaagggaataaatacaaatatatatatatataaaacaaaacaaaaccatactctgggggcctgggtggtggcacatatagGAGccatgcaaggaccccggttctcccgctccccacctacagggggaaagcttcatgagcagtgaagcagttctgcaggcctctttctctcctctatctccaccttcctgctcaatttctctgtcttgtcaaataaaatagaaggggaattggggaggaggaaaaaaatggctgtcagaagtggtggatttgtagtgcaagcaccaagcctcagagataaccctggaggcaagaaaaataaaaagccagaTTCTGGATTGCTCTGGTGGCATCCACCTGGCAGCCTTGGAAGAGGCTGTCAGTGTAACTGTGACCTGCCCAGGGCGGCAGGACTGGCCTGGCCACATGGGCTCATGAAGCAGGTGCCCCATGGCTGGTCTGCCGTCATTctgggctgctcccagaccccaTGGTGGGAAGGTGAGAAGGCACCCAGATAGAGCGAGTGTGCTCCTGGGTGCCTCCAGCATGCTCTGGGACTTAACCTGTAGTGTTCAACTGTGTCCTCTCTCCCAGGTTCTGGAGCTCCCGGTGTTCCTCCTGACTTGagcccccttccccccctccgGGGGTCAGCGGGGAGCCACTGGTAGCCAGTTCTGACCCCCAGCGGTGCCCCCCCCAAGCAGCATGGCCTGGAGCCCCAGCTGGAGAGTGGCTGCCTTGTGTGCCAAGGCCGTGGAAGGTGCTGGCCTTGCCTTGTTCCCCGGGGCCTGCAGTGCAGCTGGGTGCTCCTTGGAACCTGCCACGAGAGCTTTTCTGGAGGAGAACACGGAAGCCACCCGCAGCGGCAGCCTCACCCCAGAGATCGAGCTGCGGCTGCTGACACCCCGGTGCAGGTTCTGGTGGGAGCGAGCTGAGCTGTGGCCCTACACCGACCCCTACTGGGCCATCTACTGGCCAGGAGGCCAGGCCCTGTCCAGGTACTGCCCCATGAGACCCTTTGGGCTGCTCAGGGCCCTCATCTGCCAGCTCCTGCCAACTCCCACTCCGTTCCTCTGCTCTTGCAAAGCCAGAGGCTGCCCccagttcctgggttcctgctcAGAGCAGTGTACCTGGGGTTGCTTCATTGCCCCACTCCGTGATTATCAAGGTATTTCCCTGGAAAGCCTTCTCACCCCAGAGGAAGCCTGGGACCAGCTGTCTACACGCTCCAGAAGCTGCTGTGAGTGGCCGGGTCAAGTTTCTCCAGGGGTTCTGTGCTGGGCCTCCGTGTTGTCTCTCTAAGCCTCTGCTCCCTCATCACTGCCTCTGTCAGTCCCCACGGGTGGTAGGTGGGAGTCACCAGGCAGCCCCAAGACCCCTCCCCAGTGGGCTTAGAGACCCTCCTCTCTACAGTGAAAAGTTTGAATCTGCAGCAGAAATTCCCCGCCAGTCCCTACAAGGCATcagccttctttcttttcttttctttttgcctccagggttatcactggggtttgtgccagcattacaaatccactgctcctggcagatattttttccattttattggataagacagagagaacttgagagaggaaggggagatagagaggaagacagagagacacctgcagacctgcttcaccacttgtgaagcatccccactgtaggtgggaagcccaggactcaaactctggtccttgcacttagtattaccCAGCCCCAGGCTTCTTATAAATCAGACTTGACAGGAAGCTGGGCATCAGCATTCCAGTCCAGTCTGTTCTGGATTAGTCAACACTTGGATGGTTCTGTCTTGCTATAAAACACAGCTATGAAACAAGAAGAGGATGGGCCTGAATTGCCAGGGCATGGACTAGCCTGATGGGAATAATTCTGAATGTCGGTTCGATTGCAAAGCCTGCTGATatggctcagcaggcagagcacaCTCTTAAGtgcaaggccctgagtttgagttcCTGCATCAGGTGGGGACACCATGGGTGGAACTGAGGTGGGGGTTCTGTCATGGTGGAGTGGACTGCAGTGTCTCCCCTCTCAAAAATCATGagataggggccgggcagtagcgcagtgggttaaacgcatgtggcgtgaagctgcaaggactggcctaaagattctggtttgagcccctggctccccacctgcaggggggggtcacttcacaggcggtgaagcaggtctgcaggtatctatcttactctccccttctctgtcttcccctcctctctcaatttctctctgtcttatccaagaaaaacaacagcaatgacaacaacaggacAACAGAAATGgataaaaatggcctctaggagcagtggattgacagtgcaggcactgagccccagcaataaccctggaggcaaaaaaaaaaaaaagaaagaaagaaagaaagaaaataagagaacagaagggagtcgggctgtagcacagtgggtttggcacaaagtgcaaggactggcgtaaggatcctggttcaagcccccacctgcggatccccacctgcaggggagtcgcttcacaggcggtgaagcaggtctgcaggtttctctctttctctccccgtctgtcttcccctcctctctccatttctgtctgtcctatctaacaatgacgacatcaataacagtaataactacaacaacaataaaaaacaaggacaacaaaaaggaaaataaaaaaagtttaaaaagaaaaggaagggggtataaatatatatatagagagacagacatcttcagccctgcttcccagcttgtgaagcatctcccctgtaggtggggagagagggctcgaacccgggtctttgcacatgttgacatgcacgcttaaccaggtgcactactaccacctggtccccagcacCGAGTCTTGACAAAAaaggatttgtttgttttgtgagaGGGGCCAGAGCACCATCCTAGCATATGTGGCACTAGGGATGGGACTGGGGCCCTCGTGCTCACAAGTCCGGAGCTCCTCAACTGAGCCTCCTCCCCGACTGTTTTGCTGCTGTCAGACCAAGCTTGCCAAGGTCACATGCATTTCCAGGGCTAAGTTCTGCTGTCTCTGTGTCCAGTCAGCCCACAGACACTTCTTTAGGGTGGCTCTTAACCTTCTGCCATCTCACTCTGCTGCCGCGTCCCTGTGCTTCTCTGCAGGTATATTTTGGACAACCCGGACACCGTCAGAGGGAAGTCTGTGTTAGATCTGGGCAGTGGGTGTGGGGCTACAGCCATTGCAGCCAAGATGAGCGGGTCCTCCCGGATCCTGGCCAACGACATAGATCCACGTGAGCACCCTATTCCCAGGGCCTCCTGCGCACAAAGCctgtgctcccctgctgagctccaCACCTAGCCCCTCTCCCTgaaccctttctttttcctctccctgagccctttttcttttaatatttttatttgttattgattagagacagagggaaattgaaagggaagggggagatagagagggagagagacagagagacacctgcagccctgcttcctctctcatgaagctttcctcctgcaggtggggaccgggagcttgaacccaggtccttgtgctttgtgatgtGAGTTGCTTAACCAGCCACTGCTTTGGTCctccctgaacttttttttttttatttaagaaaggagacattaacaaaaccatagcataagaggggtacagttccacacagttcccaccaccctatctccatatcccatcccctcccctgatagttttcccattctctatccctctgggagtatggacccagggtcgttgtgggatgcagaaggtggaaggtctgtcttctgtaattgcttccccgatgaacatgggtgttgactggtcgatccatactcccagtctgcctctctctttccctaatagggtgggtctctggggaagcagagctccaggacacattgatggggtcctcccTGAACTCTTATCACTTTTGCCCTCCTCTCAGGATGCTTCTCGAGAGGCCACATGTTGCGAGTGCATTTCTACGTGTGTTTTATGGCCTGAGTGGAGACTGTCTGCTCAGTGGGATGTTTCCTGTGGGAATCCTTAGCTGATGGGGGAATCTCTGTATGTGGCCATCCTGCAGCCCACAGCAGTGCCAAGCTGGGGGCATTAGTTACTCTTGGCTTCTGGGGCAGGGTCTTCCCAACACAAGTGGGTTGTGTCTGTCtgacccacaccaccataagcacagGCCGTGCCTttaaaggagatttttttttttcctccagggttattgctggggctcggtgctggcactacgaatccactgctcctgatggccattttttttctctgatttttttggataggacagagagaaattgagagagaaagataagacaaacacctgcagacttgcttcactacgtgtgaagcgaccccacccccacccccgcatgtgggaagccggggctccaactgggatccttgcaccggtccttgtgcttcgtcctatgtgcgcttaacctgctgcaccgatgcccagcccccagggagattttttttaatggtcttttttctttttagttagctttactttattgttttaaaaattttattactgataaaaaatctattagtgatttaatatatatttacaaaattacaaggtaacgggTCTAactctgcaccgttcccaccaccagagttctgaatccccattccctcttttggaagctacagcagttacCTTAATGTTGCAGATACGGGCTATTTCTACAACATCTGTCTGTATCTGTATAAACCACCCCATcatggtcctatcttctcttcctttccaagtcacacctacacctattgccacatccaaatgtccctcctttaaGGGATATTTCACTCTGTTCAGACTCAGGTGGAAACAGCTGAGTTTGGGTCTCATCtgattttctctgtctcccctttcctggaGAGAGCCTACCTGCAGACCCCATGCATGCACGGGGGCTGTCAGTTCTGAGTCCCACCGCCTGTTCAAGCCCAAGGCTGGGGGCTTGTGACCCACACAGCAAGAATGAGCACCCAGGAGTTCTCATTGTGTGTCCGCTATCTCCGTGCCTGTATCTGGAAGCTGTGGTGAATGGTTATGGAGGCTGCAGCTCTCCAGCTTCTTCACCTGATGAATAAGCTTTTGGCGCAAAGGGAAGGACCTGGAACCTGGATGGGAGGTATTAGGGTAgcccatcacctgccccctcatTCTCCGCTCTCTTAAGTCGCAGGGGTGGCCACTGCACTCAACTGTGAGCTGAACCACCTGAGCCCTTTCCCTGTCTCCACCCAAGACATCGTGGGCTCAGAGCCGGCCCCGTGGGACCTTGTGGTCCTTGGGGACATGTTCTACGATGATGAGCTCGCCAACCGTCTGCAGCAGTGGCTGAAGAGGTGTGTGAGGACCCATGGGACTCGGATTCTGATCGGTGACCCTGGGCGACCACAGCTGAGTGGACACAGCATCCAGCAGCAGCTGTGCCGGGTGGCTGAGTACCCACTCCCCGAGCCCACCCGGCAGGAGAACTACGGGCTGACAGCTGCCACTGTGTGGGAGTTCCAGCCCTGAACTGCCCCCACCCTATGCTCAGGCCCCCACCATCTGCCTGCAGACTCGGACGGCCTCTGAGCATAGAGGCTGGGGGAAGCATGGTTTCCAGGGAGGGAAGGTGCTACACATGGTGGGTCCTTAGTTCGGGGCAGAGAACTTCCTGCAGTGTGGAGAGCACATGCCCTGAGTGTCCGAGGCCCTAGGCTGgatacccccaacccccaggctcTTCACCTCTACTCAGGTGACTAGTTACACATTGTGCTAAGCACACAGGTCACCATGGCAGCTTCCTTGTAGTTTGAAAATACACTTGTGAAAGGTGGCTGTATTCCAGTGAAGGCCAGTGGTGACTGCACATCAGCTGGAAGAGGGGGACTGGGAATCAGATGTTATAGCAGAGTCTGGTCTAGCCTCAAGGGCAGCTAggacatgggaggtgctgtgttgtctgtttatctgaaataataataataatgacgtgGGAAAGGTAACAGAACATGCATAggtcctggcagtggcacacctagttaggtgtgcacattatagtgcactaggttctaggttcaagcccctggtccctacctgtaggaagaaagcttcataagtagtgaagcagggctgtggggcctctctgtttctctctatctcccccatccctctcaatttttctctgtctctatccaataataaaaatacaaaaaaaaactatacatgaggccctggttttttaaaaaatgtttttatttatttattattggatagagacagagaggaattgagaggggaggggggaatggagagaaagagagactcctgcagccctattccaccactcataaagctttcctcctgcaggtggggaccagggactcgaacctgcaaCGTTGTGCACTtcaatgtgtgcacataaccaggtgtgccactgactggccccaaagccctattttttaaaaaaataatcagggtGCCAGGTATTGgcgcatccagttaagcacacatagttctaagcacaaggacctgtgcaaggatccagttcgagtcccccagctctccacttgcaggaggggacgcttcacaattggtgaagcagatctacaggtgtctctctttttctctccctctctatctctccctcctctctcaatttctctctgtcctatctaataaaatggaaaaaaatggccaccaggagcagtggattcataatgctggcattgagccccagtgataaccctggagacaaaaaaatatcaTCTGTAGAGATCAAAGATGCAGTTAGTGTGGTGCCAAGTACTTGGGTTTGGGGGTCAGCTTCCCCAAAACAGTGGAGATGGGACTCTTGCAGGATGTCCCAATGGTGGCATGTGGAGCTTAAGTAAATCAGTGGGCTTCAGGAGAAACTCTGTCACCCAAGGAATGAAAATGATCCAGACTTAGGGTCCCTCTAGAAGTTACTTTTCCTGTCTAGCAGGACAAACACCCATAGCATCTcagtggggtctctctctctctctgtctcttctttctctccctccctccttccctccctccctttcttcctttcttgcatCATTTATAGAGGCCAGGGCCTCCTACATATGAAGCTCGTGCTCTGCCCCTTAACCACACTCAGGACAGCATCTGCTTTTGTCCTATGTGTCATCTCATATGAGAGCCATCTTCTCAcaccccagaaccccatcctctcccttggcTCACAATACAATCCTGgggtctgggtgatggtgcacctggttaagtgcacatagtaataagtgcaaggacccacacaaggttctaggttcaagccccccggctccgcacctgcagcagggatgcttcacaagcagtgaagctggtctacaagtatatttctccctctgtatctccccctccccttcttagtttctctctgtcctatccagtaaaatggaaaaaattggtgccaggagcagtgaatacttcgtgctggcactgagccctagtgataaccctggaggcaagaaatatttttatatattcattcCCTCTAGAATGTACTATTAGGTCAGTCTCCACAGGTGTATGGCTGATTTGTCCTTTTCTCTAACTAGCCTGTCAGAGAATGTTCACTCCATGGCTCTTACTCCCTGCTCAGGACTTGGGCTGGTTAAACTCTCTGAGCTTTAGTTCCCCCATCTGTACGAATGGACGAGGGTCATTATATTAAGTGGAGGTATAAAGAGCTAAACACAGCATGCAGTAAGTGACAGTCGTGAGTAAGATTCAAGCTTGCTGTGTTCCCACAGCGCACTATGATCTATGCACTTCATGACTGACTGAGGCGACACAGAAATCAGCTACAGCACCAtctgggagagagaggggacaccTGTAGCtaagagctgagccatgctgtgTGCGGGCTATCACTCTAGGTCCTCCACCTCCTTGGCCACTGGCGGCGAAGGGTCAGAGCAGCCCCCTGGGAGTCCCAGGGTGACTCTGTGTCGGGGGTGATGTGtacagagaggaagaagccaAACCAGACTCAACCAGCTCCAAGAGAGGCCTCAGAAGGCTATCTTGTTTATTGTGGGAAtaaaagcaagtagatatacccatagctggggaaaggggaaagattGAGATAATCATTAGctcaaacacagagcaacacaatgcatagtcacattttgacctacaggctatttgatcacaagtaaaagctTACCATACAGGGTTTGGTCACAACCTTCACAATGTATATTTTTCCGGAGttagattgcaggcactttaggggaagggggaagggaggtacctgagcaatcaggatgtttgctggtggttttcaagttagccatacacagtaattcatgccTTTTGtataaaaaagggaaaggagggcaagggtagatagcataacagttatgcaaagagacttcatgcctgaggctccagagtccctacaccaccataaaccagagctgcacagtgctctggtgtttctctgtgtctttctctctctgcatctctctcaaaaataaaataatttaaaagggggggaggcgGGGAGGAGTGGCATGTGTGGAAAGGTGCCCATATCCAGGGGTCCAACCATCGTAAATCCacaggtcaggagggacctgccatATCTCAACCCGGAAGGGGGAGAGTCTGGGGTCtacctgctcagactctcatggaaacagtagcctggacttcctggacagtgAACCTAGCCCCCAACAGCTGTGGGCTCCTGAAGATAATAAATAGTGACGGGGGAAATAGCCCAGCTGGCAGAATAACAGCCTTGTGTGCCTGAGGATCCTTGGGACACATATACCTGAGTGGTTTTCTGCTTTCTCCAATGAAATTTCATCTCAATGTTGGGGTACAGTTATCCAAGGAAAAACACCAAGAGACCAGAAtgatgtaaagacaaagagcCTTTATTTCTAGCCCGGGCATGGGGCTAGGGCCGAGACCTCACAGCTGTTCTAGGTGCTTGACCACGAACCCCAGTACATGAGGAGATATATAGGGTATGGATTACGTAGCTTTACACATCTGGGGGAAATGTGGGGAAATGTTTAACAGTCTATCTCTCtggatgttgttgtggtggtctggtgtcgggctgcaccgcggagaagagagcggacgtccagagcaaaggggtacacaaatctttattataagatgggggggaggtttggttcagaccacgtggagccagccagcaatggccgaccacgggggggagagcagggagcaagacctcagagagggagaggcgagagcccagagagagagaggggaggggtgagggggctttttattgggcaacaaccaggggtgacgtgtagggccaggattggttgaaagggggcactctaggatttagcggggcatagaaaaacctgggggcggagcctgcatcagaataactcctctgcaacatctcctcctatccctttatatctaaatggacacagtaaagaaaaatggaatggagcaggcttaaatgttttagaggaatgccatgctcaggtgggaagatgtaggactttctgtggaggagggaaggcttaaatggctgccaaccttgtgagatttatgcgtcctcctgtgctcaacccctctttagagagagagacttacctggagagactcatctcataggtttaagcgcagcctgctcaaccatctcttcacaatatctctacatcttttctatctttctatctagtaattgcataagatgtacaaagtctataaaagactatcatggggcagaaaccttttgggcataagcctaaacaaaataggaagggacaagtaggggagaagtaaaagccagtgtggtgtgaagggaaggattggtgtgtaaaggagcattccctgtttgggtggggaaaggggcaagggtacataatgagggggaggcgggaggcatgacccaccaaacagaggggctatttggcattgtatagtcctcaaggcaacagtctgtaaagtctatgaattactcaggatcagtctatgaaaaaccagcagcgtgaagggaaataagctgcttcaaaattgtgtaaaatgtatatagggtatgtcagaaagtccgatacaagtctcagtccgaagtagatggctaggggaagaattggcaggggatgcaacactgcatgagggaggtcagccgctggaatgttgctcttttgtagatagctagctggaactgccaacacgtaacaagcaggtcagaagcaggaacggtaaccaggcatgaagaaagtttgtccttggagtttgtgtatcaggttcttcagatcgcgttgagtgacatctagggtttcggggggtgtgccacggtagtcgtgccatctagtgagtgacgtcagggtgtgcaggggttcagatggtttttccgggattcctgtgaaagaaacacaaacaatctgcttctcatggttaatttgaacttgtaacaagttataggtttgttatagttgatacctcgatgattataattggtttagaatctttttatgattttatgtaaaggtcatctaatgtgacctcctgtagcagcctctaccacaggatcttgagaccaattttagctaaaatatgtattttaaacagactcaaattgcttagagagttaacgcatattcgtgacaatgattttaacgtttacagtgccagattgatgccagatctgttgtggattaatttccacaagatagtttacagggcacctttgggggcccttcaaaggtgtcctgtatataaaatttatatagtttagttttgggaatgaatagtcacattgaacatttagacttttacctaaatagtaagttaccttaacaattaatttttacgttgtctggtaaaagtgtagctgtagggttacacttctgaccgttaagttagtgttaccaaacttgagacatacccataaacatttagttataacaaactggaggaaaaagaacttttgttataaaaacacattatttaaaaacaaatttaaatctgtcattagtcacacagtttaagactaaacacttacatatataccaaaactatatataaaattcaaaagagggagaaagaaaaaaaatttgcaatgtttctggacgtctccagaaactttggctgcgtccagcatttttatataaagccagttaccttttagagtactccaagcagatgggtcatgcaaaaaaaaaaaaatttgtcatttaacacactcactcacaaaaacaactggccagttataacataagacatacagggaaagggtaggagagaggtctctgtgagccagattttgcaggttctgccatgtcgtattacgggtcctgggatgtatcctgcatctggtcctcttgtagtatttcttgttcttcaggaataacagcgccatcctgcgggtattgtcggacatggcgggcaggaacccagacaggtttagagaaattttgagggaaaatgcatgcaaaacccctccccatggtcaataatgggtcaggccctttccaaactttatcgagtgggtctctccatttgaccttaatagatgggagggtagatggtgtttgccagtgaagaataatagggggtaaggccgagttattgtaaatattaaagagatttaacgtagttaaggcttttgctagctagATATTGGGgagatatgttcctcctttatctttatttagttgagccttcagagtttgatgggccctctcgacaatgccttgtccctgtggattgtagggaatgcccgtggtatgagtaatattccagagggaacaaaaatctttaaattgtttgcttgtaaacataggtgaattgtctgttttcaaaaataatgggacccccccataatggcaaaacaagagagcatatggcttacaagctttttcgcactttctcctgtctgagctgtagcccacataaatttagaaaaggtatcaattgagacaaaca
This portion of the Erinaceus europaeus chromosome 7, mEriEur2.1, whole genome shotgun sequence genome encodes:
- the ETFBKMT gene encoding electron transfer flavoprotein beta subunit lysine methyltransferase isoform X1, coding for MAWSPSWRVAALCAKAVEGAGLALFPGACSAAGCSLEPATRAFLEENTEATRSGSLTPEIELRLLTPRCRFWWERAELWPYTDPYWAIYWPGGQALSRYILDNPDTVRGKSVLDLGSGCGATAIAAKMSGSSRILANDIDPLAGVATALNCELNHLSPFPVSTQDIVGSEPAPWDLVVLGDMFYDDELANRLQQWLKRCVRTHGTRILIGDPGRPQLSGHSIQQQLCRVAEYPLPEPTRQENYGLTAATVWEFQP
- the ETFBKMT gene encoding electron transfer flavoprotein beta subunit lysine methyltransferase isoform X2; translation: MAWSPSWRVAALCAKAVEGAGLALFPGACSAAGCSLEPATRAFLEENTEATRSGSLTPEIELRLLTPRCRFWWERAELWPYTDPYWAIYWPGGQALSRYILDNPDTVRGKSVLDLGSGCGATAIAAKMSGSSRILANDIDPRVATALNCELNHLSPFPVSTQDIVGSEPAPWDLVVLGDMFYDDELANRLQQWLKRCVRTHGTRILIGDPGRPQLSGHSIQQQLCRVAEYPLPEPTRQENYGLTAATVWEFQP